The window CCCTTGTTCTTGACAGTACCCGAGAAATTGAACCAGGTTCCGGTGATGTATTCTAGAAAGTAGAGTTACCTGGATCAAATAGAAGCTTTAGTCACTTTACAGGAACCAAAACTTACAAAAGGAACATCTCCCTAACTTTTTTTAGCCTGTAATCCCAACAGTACCCTTGAAACCAGCTGTCATAAACTATAGTGCTTTTGCCACACATAGTCTTAATTTTCAGTTAAATTATACTTTCAGGCAATCGATGACCATATTTCAGCCCCATTCTAATCCctatttcagtttcaacttCGAATTATGCTCATTTATACATCCCTGGAATTACATTGATGAGTTCTCTTACCCGACCCCCATATTTCCACTGATTTCCACAGTTGATCTGTCTCTTTTGTTCATTTTAAAAACATAATGACATGTTCACAATTTCTTGACACAAGGTCATCAGCAACATCACTGTTTTGAATTGTGGTTCCATATTTTCAGCATATGATTCTATGAACTTAGATGATTAATTCCAGAAGAATGGCTATAGAGATGAGCATATAAAAGCACAAACATAATCAATAACATTTCAAGTTACCTCATTTGAAAATTCACGCTTCCCCTGATAGGAATTACTGGTTAGAACTTTGACTGCAATTTCCTTTCCATCTTTCATCTTCCCATGGTAAACCTCTCCAAAGCCCCCTGAACCAAttttcttctcaaatttcttggtgGCATCTTCGATTTCAGAAAATGCAAAGCAATGTGCAGCTTCAGTAGCAACATCACTCAAGGAAGATATTAGTCTCTGGCCAGGCAGCGGAGGAGGAAGCTTCTCTGCAATAAAAAGAAAGCAGAAACCCATATTCTGACTCCATTTACAAACTTAATGGACAGAAGAGGGATACGGAAACTTAGGCATGTTCAATCGGACCTTCCTTATAATATTTCTCCGCTCCCTTACGCATAAATATATAAGATATTATGGCAGCAATAAACAGCACGGCAGCACCAACGGATGATCCAATAACTACTTTCATGTGGCTCCTTTGATTCCCTCCtttatgaagattgatatttCCTGAATAACTGTGaagcaccaaaatagaaaataaaaaagaagttatATTATGATTTCAAAATAGAAGCAGCAATCCATTATAATTGCAAATATGATATATCAAACTACTCCAGGTACATCGTGATTTTATCACATTATCTGATCCAATCAGTGTTACACTGGAAGTCCCTAacttattttctctattttactTCCATGATTAAAAAGAATTGCAGGTTTACTCAAATGGTATTTTTTGCCCCTTCCTTTACATCTAGTAATACGGTCATGTTACCAAATCATTTCACTCTGAACTTGCCACTCCACGTTTGCCATAATCTTTGACCTTCTCACTAGCTTCCACATCTATCAATCTCAAGGACACAAAGTTGAGTCAACagaaccttatcccaacttaatttATTGACGTGACCACATAATTAATCATCTCCTGAGTCTATCTTGTGACACAGAGGATGAGAGGAACCTAAAACCAGGGGGGGAAGAGGCTCAATTTGAATCCTACCAACCCCACAAGATCACATTTGATAGATTGGTAGAAACAGAAATAGGTCGAACATCACATAGCAGATATTTATTCGAAGAATATTCTCCCTAGGCAACTCAATATCTGAAAGTCAGGATatgcagaagaaaaacgaagaGGACTTgtcaaaagggggggggggggaagagacgaAGAATAGGAGACTGCTCCATAACAGTTGACTTCTACGCATGGGAACTTTCCAAAACAATGTAAGCTCTTCACCATAACCTCCAACAGTTCTCAACCCAGTCTCTGTGTAGCTTACTCTAAAAAGGATTTGGGAGCAGCCATAAGGTCTAGATGTGACTGTTATATGATGGATTAGTTGTTCATTTCATGTAGCCTCCTTTCACAATGTGTTTCCTTGTAATTATACACATGTATATAGAAAGTTAGTCATTTCTTTGCAATACAATTCCCAAAATAAGGAAGAAATGCATCATATTGTGAGAAAGCCCATGGAATCAGAGCTTCTATCAGACCAGTACTAGATCATTTAATCCCTTCCCAAACATGCCATCTTCAACTTCCACTCCACTGAACTACACAACCTTGGCTCACCTTTCAGCCTCGGTCTTTATTAAGCTTGCTGCTAAAAATTTATCTCTCTGGATATGTGAGGGAGGCTGGTGAACCAAAGCAGTAGGCAACCTCACAAGATGGAAACAGTGGAAAATCCTTTTACATGGTGCAGAAGGTAGATCATCTTATGAAAACCTTAATCTAAGATAATTACGTAACAAGTACTAGGGAGAGTCATTTGGCAAGTCACAGCCTGAAAAACCTAGAGCTTCCTTCATTGAAAAGGCAATCGTGTGGGAGCTTCTGTGGAGTTGTACGTTTAGAATTtctcctcttatttttttttagttttaagttTATCTGTAGATTGGGCCCAAGCTTTATTTTGCAATCACTGTTTTTTAACAATGAACAGTCTGTTGGTTATGTAAATTGAAATTATAGAAGGGACTTcatacccaacaaaaaaatattatagAAGGAacatttttagtttctttaGGTACAAAGGGCAGATTAGTCCATCTGTGGGATAAGATTAGTGTTAATTGATTTATTAAGGATAAGTAATCATCAAAGTCAATCAGGGATGGCTAAATACGTGATATTATGGACAACATATATGGATGTAAAGTTTTTACTTgacaattttatggttttgtttattattattatttttttatggctACAGTAAAAAGAGATAGACTATTGCAGCAGCTTGGTTTTAATGGTTAAATGCAAGACAAACACCCACATGGAGCCCAAGGGCACCCAGAATGAGGCCAAGTATAAAAGGTAGGTGGCTAGGGTCACAAGCTTTGGTTTAAGCCTCCAAAAACGCTGATGCTCATTTAACCAGCATATAGCAATTGCATCATTCACTCCTTCATGGATTAAAGCAAACTCCTGATGTCTATTAGACTGTTAAATTCTCTAACTTCATTATGGTGTCAAACtggcatatttatttatttatgatgaTGATATCATTCTTACGGAAACTATGCCTATGTTCATCATTTCACTTCCCGAATTGTCTCTGAGTTTTCTGTGAAACCCTTAATCCTCTCAACTCTTTTAGAATTGAAATTTCTCATACATTCGACGGCTTTccacaaagaaaaaaaggtaaataTATCCTTGACTGTACTGATATATCTGATTATGAATTTGCCATCCTGTTGCTAAATAGTCTTCATCATCTACTCTGTTCCCCTCTTCTGATGGCGCTTCTTAGTATTGTTGACAGTCTTCATAGTTTGACTTACCCATCCAGTCCCCTCTTTTGATGATAAACTCTCCTCCTAGTTCAGGCATGCTCCACTTCTCATTTTCAGCCTATAAAGTGCATTATTagacattttagaaaatctgcTTGTGACAGAATCCTGGACACAAATTTGGGTTGCATTCCTCCTCCAGTGCTGATTGGACCGGGTGCCATCTGCTattggctattgttcctttttTTGCAGTAATATGACTCATATCTGATGTATTGGGAATGAAAGAAGCAACAAACTGTTGCACCGTCAAATGCTGTTCCAATTCCATGTGCTCATGCCACTGCACAAATGAATTGGATATCCTTCGTTCTTCACACTATAGGAGTAATATTACACTATTACTCCTGCCACACTGTTCTGGAATAATTTGAATGCATTATGTACATCTATAGTTCTGCTACTTATGAGCAGGCATAGCACATTAAACTTTAATATCATTTTGTTCAAGAACAGGTTGCATAAAGCTTTCTTGTTACTAGATATACATTCTTCTGATCAGGTGACTGCAGTTCTTCATTAAGCCTATAACCAACAATATTTTTTCACCAATTGACAGCCAAAAAGGGTCTTCTCCATCCTTCACACTGTAGCTCAAGGAGTAATACATAGGGTTTTGAAACCAATCTAGATGGAGGACATTATGACAGACTGAAGGTCCCATTGTGACTAGTGCATGCAGTGCATGAGTTGTTCTTCTTACCAAACATCTTTCACTATAGTTGTGTTTCCCCATAGATCGGTATGCCCATATATAGGATGTTATTTCATTGTACTACGGTTTCCCCAAATAAGAAGACAATGTATCCTAATGTATCCCTTGTAACCCAAGTTATACAATGAATGGTCAAAATTTCCAAATTTTGTACTCGTGAATCCCCAAAGTATTATGAGAACACTCACTCAAGTCTTTGGTTACCAAAAACTGGTATGCAGAAGGATCAGAATAATCCTACGACCCAAGTTTTCAATGGTCTGAAGTTACCCAGCAAGAATGCCGATCTTCTCCATTTACAATTACCTAAAATGAATTTAATTTATTGATGTGAAACTGAtcacctaaaatgaccctaaaaGCAATGCCACAGATTACCACATAtgtaaaattaaataaatttaaacagCTTAAACAGTCTCTTGTAAATGATAAGAAGTAAGCATCAGTTGCATCTGGTCTTTTAGTATACAGATGAGATTCCAGTATATTAACTAGATTACATGCATTTAATTGCACAGGAACAGAAGAAATGCTCACTTCAAAATCAGATTCTTTTCAAGAAGACTGCTCGGAACTGTTCCAGATAAACTATTATATCTGCAACCATCAGAATCAGCAAGTAAAAAAGACCTTCTTCAATAAGTCAAATAGATGAGTTATTTGGTGCAGCTCAACCCAAAAAGGGGATGTGAGCATAGTTAAGTTCCTTTAGGGAAAGGAACCCTAACTAGTTGTCGAGAAACTCTTTGATATTTaatcaaaaaaggaaagaagaggattttttttttttttgctaatagaaagaagaggaTAGATAACCCCTAATTGTAGGGTTAGGTTTATATTAGGGAAAGAAACACTAACTAGTCATGAAAGCAACTTAaatgaaaaaattataaaaagaaaatacaaaaaaatattcagGATTATGCTTGGATCATTGATAGATTCCATGTGAGCTACCATTCACATTTCCTTTATTATACAGGCATATAACGGTGGGCCTTATGCAGGCTTGTGAAGGGTTGGAGGCTGGTACAACCCAACTGCATAAATGTTATTTCCTATAAGCAATAGGATAGAACATGCAGCTGCAACAAAATGCTCACAAAATCTAGTCATAGATATATCACCCAGTGCTACCATAAAGTATCATCATGTGAAAGTCCCCTCAAACTGTTTGGGAACTCATAGTAACTGACAATTCAGGTAATACTTACAATTCCTTCAACTCCTGTAGGTCTGCTAAAGACGAAGGCAGCTCACCACTCAACTGATTGTTCTCAAGATGACTGACAAACAGAAATAAAACCATGACCAGGATAAATTTTGGGCggtaaaaaactaaaaaggaaaaacatagTTGGTTTTTACATTATTTTCAAGTTTATGCATCCAGTAAAAGCAGGTATTGGACCTGTGAGCGAGTTTCCATCAAGCCATCTGCAGTCATATGATTAGTAGTCATTGATACCAAGGAAACCAATTATATGTTAGGAAACTGTTCACCAATTTTGAAACTtacaactcaactaagcctgtCAATTTTGTCAGCTCCAAAGGAATATTTCCTGTCAAATTCTTCCTCGACAAAAAACTGCCAAGATATCAGAAAGGGAAAATGGTACATAAATCAGTGGCAATAGTTTTGATAGTTAGGTGCAGAACTAGATCTCAACAGAAAGTAAGATGAATGTATTGGAAGTGAGGAGaacagatatacattgaaactATCCTTGGCTGTGGATCCGAGTTACATTGCACCCATGACCATGGAACTGGCAAGCATGGATCACCACCCTCTTGGGCCCAATCTGCAGCTGAGTAGTGTGAAACTAGATCGGCAATAACTGTTCCTGTAGGGAATGAAGCATTCCATCAGTAATGCCTAGATTAACACTGGGACCAAAGAATTCCATTCAAAAAGATTCCCTCAAGGATACAAATCCATCCAATCACTAGTAATAACTGTACATTCAAAAATGCTGTAGCAGTACTTCTGGCAAAAGAATATAATTCACAAGAGGCCATAGCATACAAGGAGCCAAATCTATACCATCAAGAGAACCATCATTTATCCGCAAGTACTTATTTATCTCCATAGCATTCAAGAGCGGTCCCCTGGATGAGTCAGACGTTTTTTGGAATTGAAAACTCAATATAAAGGGAAGTGATATGTTGGGTATTCCTGGTTGGTACAGTCGATCTTTCCCCTGGGCATTTTCTTGAATATTGACTGCAGCTTTGGTGATGTCAGGTGCGCCAGGGAGGATAAGCCTAAATTTCCTAGTCTCATTTGGACTCAAATCTTCAATTTCAGCGAAGTATGTGCATGCCCACCCAAAACCTGGGAAGCCATCCAAGTTCAAGCGGTATGTCAACAGTCCACTTGTACCAACAACAGCTGTCTGCATCACTTTTTCAGGTGGTCTGTCATTTCTATTAACATCAATAGGCATGATGGTCGAGATTTTCTTAGTGCCTGCAGCAACATCTACAAGATAGTTTGCCTTCTTCAAAGAATCAGACTCCCATATTCTATCAAATGGATCATCTGGATACCTGAAAAAGAGAATTTTCTTACAGAAAAagccaaaataaaaagacaCAGCACAAAAGAAATATAGTTTACCTTCTGATGCAATTGGAGAGCCAAATAACCAAACAAGCAATCATAATTAGACAGAgcacaaaagaaaaaggcagTAAGCACTTTTAAGCATAGGTTTGAGATATACCTCACTGGAGCATCACTCTCTGCACCAAAGTTAATTCTTGCAGATGTGCTAAGGAAAAACTGATTTTCGAAATCTGTATAGTAAACTGAACCATTAAATTGCCGAAGCTCAAGTGTAGAGACAAATGGCTTCCCAGTTGTAGCATTGGATAAACACACACTAATTGTGGGAAAAGAAGCCAAGAATATCAACTCTCGAACCTCAATAGTATTAGCATCCGAAATCACAATTGTCGACCAATGAGTAGCCCCCAATGATAAATCAAATTTTGGGTACACATTATTGTTGTCAAAGTTACCATACAAGAATGTTGTCCTTACAAGGTAACGTGTTCTAGTCACAACATTGAGAGTATAACAATACTTTCTGTTATCTGCTGGGAAGTGCCGCAGTGTCATATATTGCTTTTGAGTCGCATTTGCAACAAATATATTAGCTGTTTCACCATAATTAAATTGATCATCAGGAATCCACTCAAGACCAATATCATCCGTGAAATTCTCCTTCCCTCCACAGTCTATGCTTACAAAACCTGCTTCGCATGATCAAATGTGTTAGTACAGCAAACCAAATAGGTGAAAAGAAAAACAGGCCATTCAGAGAGTGTTTTTGCACAAAAACTCTGGGTCAAATAATTCAACCAACTTAGGAGATTCTACACGAGCAGAGTTTATGGCTCTAAAGACTCGTACAAATTTGTTATTAAGGATGACAGATGTTAGGGGTGAACCATGGCGTTATGCTCATTTATGGCCAATAAATCATTTAGCAACTCAAGTCAGTATACAGTTCTGTTGGCATCCGAGAGCTAGAAGTGCTAATGAGGTTGCAGATGAGTTAGCTAAGGAAGGGGTTGTTAGACCCCAGATCTGTTTTGGGAATTCTATTCTTTTTGATTGAGTTGTGAGAGTCTTCCTTTCATTGGTTGGGGGTTTCTTTGGTGGATCTTTTGGTTAGAAGTATCTTATACTTTATGTACTGCTATGTATCTCTCTGTACCAATATGCTGCTGTGATTGGTTTTAGTAAGGTTATACTTGTGACAAACCCAGAACCTGGAACCAGTACCTGCAagtggaagaaagagagagaaaaagaagagaagagagtttCTGAACCCATGATAGACTCAGCTTGTGTCTATCCATGATAGTCTAATTACAAGAGGAATAAAATTAAGACTTAAACTAACAGCAAACTACTAACTAAGCTAACCTATATCACGatgggacactccccctatcttGACTAACTACTAACAACTAATGTACTGTGGTACATATCTTAACAATACTCAATATCGCTTTTCCGACATGCTTTTAGTGACTCAACCAAAGAAACCATTTCCCTATATGTGCATAATGCAGTAGATATGGTTTCCTTGGTCAGTTGAGCAAGGAGAGCTAAATTCACAAACCCACCTCGCCTAATGTATGTAAACTGATAAAAGGCCAATATTTCCTCATCCAAGTGAAGATATCACTCGCATAATATAATTATAAACTAAGAACATAATCTTAAACTTAGCGTAGAAGAAATGGCCTCATCAGTACCAGAAGTGAGCAAGAAATTAGACTTTTTTCCTGGTAGCAACAGTTAAACAAACTTCTGCAAAAGATCTTAAGAGACAGATGTGGCTTTAAAGGAGTATCCGACAGTCACCACAGTATCCACGAAGCATTTCAATCAAAAGAACTGGGAGGAGAAAATTTTAACACTTCCACTTGGAATATCCGACAGTCACCACAACTCAGccttttggaaaaagaaaatgcagCTTACCGGAACATTTAAAACATAATGTAGCACGTGAAAAAGTTGTCCAAGCAATTCAACAAGGGATTGAAATAAAAGCTATTAAACAAACTCACTTTAGGACCATAGTGTCCGGAACAACTAACATACTGGTTCAAACTTTTTGCAACCTACTTAGCATTTACAAAACTAATTCTATCCAGACCCTTCAAAACTCCCATGCTCATGTCCTCATATCCTGTGACTTGAAAGATGATGGATCAAGCAAATCTAGTATTTGTACCCTTACCCATGCAGCCATGCCAAACACCCTACAGGTAGCTTACACAGAGAATCACTAAAGAATAGAACCAAC is drawn from Telopea speciosissima isolate NSW1024214 ecotype Mountain lineage chromosome 1, Tspe_v1, whole genome shotgun sequence and contains these coding sequences:
- the LOC122659907 gene encoding probable LRR receptor-like serine/threonine-protein kinase At1g67720, with amino-acid sequence MEARRPFLLLSLSLLFFIYPTNAQMPGFVSIDCGGKENFTDDIGLEWIPDDQFNYGETANIFVANATQKQYMTLRHFPADNRKYCYTLNVVTRTRYLVRTTFLYGNFDNNNVYPKFDLSLGATHWSTIVISDANTIEVRELIFLASFPTISVCLSNATTGKPFVSTLELRQFNGSVYYTDFENQFFLSTSARINFGAESDAPVRYPDDPFDRIWESDSLKKANYLVDVAAGTKKISTIMPIDVNRNDRPPEKVMQTAVVGTSGLLTYRLNLDGFPGFGWACTYFAEIEDLSPNETRKFRLILPGAPDITKAAVNIQENAQGKDRLYQPGIPNISLPFILSFQFQKTSDSSRGPLLNAMEINKYLRINDGSLDGTVIADLVSHYSAADWAQEGGDPCLPVPWSWVQCNSDPQPRIVSIFLSRKNLTGNIPLELTKLTGLVELWLDGNSLTGPIPAFTGCINLKIIHLENNQLSGELPSSLADLQELKELYNSLSGTVPSSLLEKNLILNYSGNINLHKGGNQRSHMKVVIGSSVGAAVLFIAAIISYIFMRKGAEKYYKEEKLPPPLPGQRLISSLSDVATEAAHCFAFSEIEDATKKFEKKIGSGGFGEVYHGKMKDGKEIAVKVLTSNSYQGKREFSNEVTLLSRIHHRNLVQFLGYCQEQGKSILVYEYMHNGTLKEHLYGPLTCEKSISWLKRLEIAEDAAKGIEYLHTGCIPTIIHRDLKSSNILLDKHMRAKVSDFGLSKLAVDGASHVSSIVRGTVGYLDPEYYVSQQLTDKSDVYSFGVILLELISGQEAISNENFGVNCRNIVQWAKTHIESGDIQGIIDPSLQNEFEIQSVWKIAEKAMMCVQSHGSMRPSISEVLKEVQDAILIERGAEVRREGNSDDMSRGSMHSSINIGSINLRMAEPLVSFDESIGHPTAR